From Bacteroidota bacterium:
GCGGCATGATATACTAAATCGGGCTGATAAATTTGAAAAATCTTGGTGATTTTTGGCAGGTTGGTAATATCGCAAATCTGATAATGGAGGTCGAAATGAAAATCGAGTTTCATATTTTGTATTTCCATTTCCAAATCATACATCGCTGTTTCTGCCTGATCAATTAATACAAGTGTTACCGGTTCGTATTGTAAAAGTTGACGCACAATTTCACTGCCGATAGAACCCGCAGCTCCTGTTACCATTACCACTTTATTGCGCACCCGTCTGCTGATTAAAGGCAGATCTAATTTAATAGCATCACGACCTAACAGATCTTCAATATTCACATTTCTAATCTGCTTAAAACTAAAGCCGCCATCAATCCATGCATTTAACGGTGGTATATGTCGCACCCGCAAATTGCATTCAAGACACATTTCTATTATCTGACTTTTTTTGGAAACACTTAAATCAGGAATGGCAATAATCAATTCATCAACGGCGAGTTTCAATGCGGTACTGCATAATTTTTCACTGGGTTTAAGTACGGGAATATCGTTTATTGATTTACCAATTTTTTGCACATCATCATCTAAAAAAGCAACTACTTTATGTTTATGCGCAGTGTCTGCTTCCAACGCATTTTTAGTGATGATACCACTATATCCGGCGCCGTAAATAATTACCCGCTTCTCATGCATCTTGGTGCGAATGGCATTTTGATAAACCAGTTTTATAAAAAATCTACTGCCTGCAAGAAATACAAATGTGAGAAGGGCATGAATAATAATTACTGCGAGAGGAATGATATTATCATTGCTTAAAGGAAGAAAACGCAGGGCAATAGAAATACAAACTAAAATACTGGCAGCCGATAATGTGGCTTTCAATAATTTTTGCAAATCCGATAAACCGGTGTGGCGAATAATTCCCGCATAGGAGCTAAAAAATAAATATGCAATTGTATAGGCGATAGTAGCCTGAAAAAGATGTTCTTGAAGTTTAATTACTTGAACGGAGCCTAACTTAAAATTGAAGCGCAATAAGTAAGCAATCATGAAAGCACATATGGTAATAAAAATATCGAAGGCAAGCACTATCCATTTAGAAAGTAAACGGTTAGAGTATTGTTTTACTAAGTATTTCTGAAAGTACTGAATCATTACGGGATCTTGTTCTTCATAGCCGTTTGCCGCTCGGCGGTAAATTTCTATGTTTTAATAAAATAAAAGTAAGGCTAATTGTCAACATTATGTAACCTAAGGGATGATAAAAGTGACAATGATTGGAAAAAGGGGTTTTAAGAAGGATTTTTTTGGTATTGTTTAGTTCTCTGTGGCAACGGTTTCCGGGTTTCCCCAGTACGGTCATTCCGGGATTCTGCCCCGATAATTATCGGGACAGAAGACCCGGAATCTGTTGAAGTTTTACGCAGTCTTGTTCTGTTCTCCGTGGGTACGGAATCCGTTGCCTTTTCCCCCCAGCCCATTCGTGGTTCTTGGCAACGGTTTCCGGGTTCAAATCCTAATGTGTTTGTTTTTATTAAGGGTATTCCTTCTCGGATTTGCCCCGGAAAAATTACTTTTATATATGCTCGTTCAAGCGACATACTATGTTTATATAATCACCAATAAAAATAATTCTGTCTTATACATTGGAGTTACCAATTCAATTAGGAGACGTGTGTATGAACATAAAACCAAGCACAATAGAAACTCCTTTTCAGCAAGATATAATTGCAATAAATTAATTTACTACGAAATGTTTGAGGTGATGGATACTGCAATTGCCAGAGAGAAAGAACTCAAGAAATGGCAACGCAATTGGAAGGAAGATTTGATTAATACATCAAATGCGGAGTGGAATGATTTGGCGAAGGACTGGTATGAGGGGGAGTGAAAGTCACCCCATCACTCTCTTCACCACCTCCACCACTCTCTCCAAATCCGAGGGGGATAAATTACTGCCGCTGGGTAAACACAAGCCATGTTCAAATAATGTTTCTGATAATTTTTCGCCGAAATACAAGGCATCTTTAAACACGGGTTGCAGATGCATGGGCTTCCACAGCGGACGACTTTCTATATTTTCTTTTTCTAATGCAAGTCGGATATCTTCTCTTGTTTTGCCCTGCGTTTTTTTCGGATCTACTAAAATTGTGGTTAACCAACGATTCGAAAAACTTCCTTCGGGTTCTGCTAAAAAAGAAATGCCTGTTATTTCTTGCAATGCATTTTTATAATATTCAAATACTGTCCTTCTCTGCGCAACACGATCATCAAGCACTTCCATTTGTCCACGCCCGATGGCAGCACAAACATTGCTCATGCGATAATTATATCCCACTTCCGAATGCTGATAATGTGGTGCAGGATCACGAGCTTGTGTTGCTAAAAATCTTGCTTTATTAATCCATTTTTCATTATCACTTATCAATGCACCTCCACCGGAAGTTGTAATTATTTTATTGCCGTTGAAAGAGAGAATTCCGAAATGTCCGAATGTGCCGCAAGCTTTTCCATTATAGGTAGAACCCAAAGCTTCCGCCGCATCTTCAATTACTTTTATACCATGCTGATTTGCGAGTTTCATTATCGCTTCCATCTTAGCGGGCATACCATATAAATGGACAGGAATAATTGCCTTTGGTTTTTTTCCTTTTGTCAAACAATATTCAATAGCATGATTCAACCAAACAGGATCCATATTCCAGGTATCTTTTTCTGAATCTATAAACACTGGTGTTGCTCCTTGATATAAAATCGGATTGGCAGATGCAGAAAAAGTAAAGGAAGAACAGATAACAAAATCACCGGGCTTCACTCCCAACATAATTAAAGCGAGATGAATTGCTGCTGTTCCCGAACTGAGTGCTGCGGCATATTTACTTCCTGTGTAATCGGCAAGTTGTTTTTCAAAACCATCTACATGCGGACCGAGCGGTGCTATCCAATTTGTTGCAAATGCTTCTTGCACATATTGCAATTCTTTTTCACCCATGTGTGGTGATGATAGCCAGATTTTATTTGACATTGTTTTTTGTTTTATGGTGTGTGTGTGAATTCCCCCAGTACAGTCATCGGAGCTTTCGAACGAAGTGAGAAAGAATCCGGAATCCGTTGCCTTCCTCCCCTAGCCCATTCGTGGTTCTTAGCAACAGTTTCCGGGTTCAAATCCTTGGATGTTTGTTTTTATTAAGGGTATTCCCTTCTTGGATTTGCCCCGGCCTGCCTGCCGGTAGGCAGGAAAGACAGTCAAGGCGATACCACTCTCCCCGGTACACCAACAACCACACAATTATCACCCACATTTTTAGTAACCACTGAGCCGGCACCTATCTTACTCCATTTACCAATTGTAATTCCGGGAAGTATTACTGCTCCTGTTCCTATCAATACGCCTTCACTAATTTTTACATTTCCTGAAATATGTACGCCCGGCATTATAGAAACAAAATCTGCAATGCGCACATCATGACCTATTGTTGCATTCAGATTTATTACCACCTGATTGCCGATATGAATTCCTGTTGTGCCGGTTACACCTTTGCAAATAATACATCCTCTTCCTATGGTATTATTATTTCCCAAAGTAGAATCTGGATGGATAATATTGATATAATTTGCAGACTGTAATTTAGAATGAATTTGTTTTCTTGCCGACGTATTTGCAATGGCAATTACACAATGCATATCTTCAGCATACATGGTATGCACCGGATAGTCATCACATGTTGTTAGCTCCGCATTATCGTCAATAAATCCCTTTACCGAAATCACATCCCTCAAACTTTGTGTTAACCACAATACTTCTCTGCCAAATCCTCCGGCGCCATATATCCAGAGATTAATCATGCTTAATTATTTTTCCCGGAACACCAACCATTTTAGATTCCGGTAATACATCATTTATAATCATTGTTTGTCCGCCGATTACAGAGTGTTTACCAATGCGAATATTTTGTTTTGTAGAAACTCCGATTCCTACATTCACTGCTTCTTCAATAAATGTAAATCCTGCTAGATTAACTCCGGGTGCAAGTGATGAGAATTTTGAAACAGTACAATTATGACCAATAGCGCAATTCATATTCATTATTACAAAATCTTCAATCACCGATTCATAATTGATAGAAACACCGGGATAAAGAATAACACCTTTACCTACAGAAACACTTTGATAACCATGCTTTATTCGCAACAAAAGAAGGGAATACATTTCCGTTATTTTTTATCTTATCAAACACTTTTCTTTTTGCATTGGGATAACTAATTCCAATTGCTACGGCAACATCTTTATGCATTGTAAATAGATGTTCTACATTTCCAATTACTTTCAATCCATAGAATTCTTTCCCTAATTTATTTCCATCATCATCTAAAAAACCAATCAGGTTATATTGCTCTTCAAATAGATTCTGATTATAAACCAAAAAGCCACCAACATTTCCTGCACCGATAATTATTAAGTCTTTCATTCTAAAAATATTTCAAGCTCTTTTTTCAATCCTTTTTTCACAGGCAATTGCCATAGTAATTTACACCAATTATGATTCCCTTCAACTAACTGCGGACCATCATTGCTAATTGCCACATCCCATCCTATTGATTTATTTTCCGGATGTGCGGCAGCAGCTTTTGTAATCATTTCCAACGTCTCTTTCCAAAAAGGAATTTGAAATCCTATAATTTCTATTCCTGTTATTGGATGTGTTGTAAAATCTTGTTTTGTAATATCACTATAAACTGCAGAGCCAAAAAGTTTTCCTGTTTTCAAATCAATTGGTGCGGCTGCATTTCCTGCCGCCATATTATCTACATGAGAATTTATAGAGATGCGTAATCTTGCTCCAATGATAATTACTTCACTGCCTTTAATCTGAGTTATTACCCTTATTGTATTTAAACCCGAAGGAGATAATGCCATTAACTTATCATGTTGAATTATAAACTGTTCTATCAGATCATAATTATTAGCAATCATGTAGGTTAATAATGTTTCATAATTAAAATCTTTTGTTGAAACAATTTCTACTTCAGCACCTACCTGACCCATTGCATTTTTAAGTACTAGTAAATAATTATGGACAGATAATAATTCTTCTGCAATGTTCTTATTGTTTTTTATTTCTTCAATAGAGGCAGACAATCTATTGGTAAATGTTTTATATGCTTTTAAAAATAAAATTTTATTCTCTAAAATATTTCTTGATTCTTTTGGGTTCATCTTTAACTGATACTCATACATAAAACCGGTTCCTGCATACAATAGTCTTTCAGATTTTTTTAGCGCAAAGAATTTAAAGTAGTAATAATCCAATAATGAAATATTATATCTGAATGTAGAATCTATAGCATCAATAGTTTGAGATAAATAAGATTTTTTATAATTATTTTTTACATACTTCTGAAAGCGACGTATTTTCTTTAGGTCTAATTCCTTCAAATAATAAATAAAAAAGATAAAGCGATTAATCATTAATTTTTTCCGTTAAATGGCATCATTGGTCTTTCTGCCGATTGATTAACTCCCTCTCGTTTAATTACCTTAATCAATGTCATCCAAAATATTTTTATATCTAAGCACAGTGAAATATTATCTACATAATACACATCCAGATTAAACTTCTCATTCCAACTAATACTGTTTCTGCCATTCACTTGTGCCCAACCTGTAATGCCCGGTCTTACAAGATGTCGTCTGCGTTGTTCATCGGAATACAATGGAATGTATTTATATAACAATGGTCGTGGACCAATTAAACTCATATCACCGGTTAATACATTCCATAACTGCGGCAATTCATCAATAGAAGTTTTACGAATAAATTTTCCAAATGCTGTAAGTCGTTTATTATCGGGTAATAAATCTCCATTGGAATCTTTGTTGTCATTCATGGATTTGAATTTTACAATACGGATTTTCTTTTCCATATAACCGGGACGATCCTGACGAAAGAAGATGCTTTTGTTATTGGTGAAGTAGAGAATTATTGAAACTATTAAAAGCAAAGGCGAAAGCAAAAGCAAAAGAAATACTGCTGCTAAAAAATCAATTGCATATTTAATGAAGTGTTGATACATTAGGATTTATACTGAGGAGATATAGTAGATGGCTTTTCATTTTTAAACCGCATTTTTTCTTTTTGCCTTGATGCAAAAAGAAACAAAAAAATCAAGACTGTATAAAAACCTGCCTACCGGACAGGCAGGCAAGCAGCAAAATTTTATAAGGTCATTTTCGCTTCGATCAAAATTTTCTAGATACATAACATTTACCCAAAGAACTAGGATGTTCATCGGCCTTACAGGATTTCTGTAGAATTCAAGCAAGGGAATTTTGTGTATTGGCATTTGTAGGAAGCAATACAGAAGTGAAGCGCAGCGAAACGGCTTGTATTGCGCCGCAAAAATTCACTTGTGTAGAATTCAAAGAAGTACTGTACAGCCTTGAATTTCTTTGGTTCTTTCTTGTTTCAAGACAAGAAAGATCACGCAAATTTTTTACATTTCTTGTTGAATTCAATTCAAATGTATTATTCAATTATTAATTTTTACTCTCCCGAATTATTTCCACAAGCTCTGCAGCAGAAATAAATTCCACATCCGGCCAACGCTTTACAATTTGTTGTAATAATGACTTTAATGCGGCTAATCCTGTTTCCCGATTTTTAGAATCTATATGACCACAAAAATTTACTCTGTGCGAACTGATATTCGCAGGTTTATTCCATCGGAATGCTGCCGCTATTTGTTGCATTGTAAAATCTACCCAATCAATATTTCTATTATCAGTTGGTTCAAAAACTACATTGCGCACTAAGGTGATTTTATTATTTTTTTTAATGCCGGTTGTATTCCATTGTCGTTTGTATTTGCTATTTCCCAAATGTTGCATTGCGGTGAATGGTTTATCAATTGCCTGAATTCCATTTTCCCATAAGACATGTTCTAACGATGGATGAAATTGTTGTGCGGGTGGAGTAAATACAGTAGCACGATAACCATATACTTTTTCAAATGCATCTAATCCTGACTTAATAATTTCAGGATAGGTTTTTAAATCTTCAACATCCTGAAATGCAAATGCTGCGGTATAACTTTTAATGTTATAGCCTTTTGTATTTATTGAAGTGTAGGAATTGTTTTTTAATGCGGCAAGAATATCTGCGTCTTTGTTTTTTAATTTCTGATGAAACACTTTTAAATTTAAATGTTCTCTGCCGTGAAATTGTGGAGCCATTAATCCTGTTGCAATGCCTTGCTGCCATAATTCCCATGCACCTGAATATGCATCCGCTTGTTGTGTTGTTAGTTTTTTATAAGTCTCCGGCAACAATTCATAAGCATATTCTGAAAAATTATTTGCCGCCATTTTTTCAAATGCAATATTGCAGGATAATGCATAAGGTGTAAATACTGCTGACTTATTATTCTTGTCTTTTATGGAGGATAATGTTGCATACAGTAATTGCAAATCTTCTCTTGTCTCCAAAGTATCATAGGCATCAAAGCGAGAAGAATTTTTCAATCCTGCTGTATCTAATTGTTCTCTTGCTTCTTTAGAATCTAAACGCACATTACCGTAATCATCTACAGAAAATAAAATGAGTTTTTTGTTGGTTTTCCAACCGAGGAGATTTTTAAATGCATTTTTAATCTGTGTTATCATTTAGGAAAAACAAAAACACATAATTAAAATAAATCATCCTTCACATTTATCAATATCTATTTTTTGAATCAAGCCTTCAAATAAAAAGAATAAATTTCATCCATCTTTTTCAAAGAATTATCAATTACAAATTCTTGAGCTTTTCTATAAGCGTTTTGAGACATCTTACTATAGAGTTCGGGATTATTATAAATTTCTAAAACATAATTTATAAATGAGGCACTATCATTTTGTTTAAACATAAAACCATTTATTCCATGCTCAACCATTTCTTTATGACCTCTATCTTCTGAAGCTACTATTGGTATTGCACAAAGCATTTCTTCTGCCAAACCCAAGCCTAATCCTTCTTGTTTACTTGTTGACACTCCTAAATCTGAAATATTTGCAAGTATGCCAGTATCATCACGCCAACCAAGAAATTCAACCTTGGAAGAAATATCAAGTTGAGCAGCAAGATTTTTCATTTCAGTAAAGAGCATACCTGTTCCTACCAGAATTAATTTAGCGGATGGAACATTTATAGATATCGCCTTAAATGAATTCAATAAGAACTCATGATTTTTCTAGGAATAAATTCAGCAATATATAATAGAATAAAATCATCTTTTGAATACCCATAGTTTTCTTTATGTAACATTTTTCTTCTTTGGGCATTTTATAAAATTTCTTATTATTTACTCCAATGCCCTTTATTTGAAATGTATATTTATTTAAGAAATATTTTTTTGTTATTAAATAATCTTCAGTATTAATTAAAATAATAGCATCAGTTAAAAAAAGATAATGCCCATTCAATTGGAAAAACAAAGTCCATAATTTTAATGGCCCACCTTTATAAAAATGATATCCATGAGCAGTATATAAAATTTTTGTTTTTCCAAAAAATTTTTGAAAAGCACCAGCAATTCTTGTTAAAGTTGAAATAACTGGAGTATGACAATGAATTAGGTCATATTTCTGTTTTTGTATTATCTTAAATAAAATCCAAAATGATTTTATATTGCTAAACCTAAAAGGGTTTCTTTCAAAGGATAATTCAAATTCCTTATCTGCCATTTCAAAATCAATTTCACCCCTTTTTTCATAGGCTAAATGGACAGTATAACCTTTCTCTTTCAGTAGTTTAAGATATGGCAAATGAAATGTCCTAAGATGAATATCAGAAGTTGCTGTATATAATACCTTCAAAGCAGTTTTATTTAAAACCTGATTCCGTTAGAAACTTCTGATAGAAATTATTCCTTCGATTTTCAAGAACCTCATATTGATAATCCTTTGCCCTTGCAAAATTATCTTGAGCTGACTTTATCATCCAGACAGTATTTACATTTTGTAAAATTCCTTGAATAGCCGAAATATCTCCGGCTTTGAATATACTTTCTTCACTTAATAATTCCGGAATACCTGCAATATTAGAACCCAAAGCAGGGCATGCAGTACTCATTGCTTCTACTAAAGCTCTCGGTAATCCTTCCTGCTTACTTGGTTGAATATAAATATCAATTTTATTTAAAAAATCTAAAATATTTTCATGCTTTAACGGACCATTAAATTTAACTTGATCTTGTAAACCTAATTTTGAGGTAAGATGGCGCAAATAAGAATCATCTCCTTGACCCACTAAATGATAATTGAATTTAATTCCTTTCTTCTTCAAAGCATGTAAAGCACGAATTACGTATTGTTGACCTTTATATTTTACATTCATTGAGGCCACTGTGCCTAATACGAATGGTTGCGTATTTTCTTTAGAATTAATCTTGTGAATTCGATTTAATAATGCAGTATTATTAATATTGTTTAAGTGCACATCAGAGCAAGCTACAGACGAACCTTTAGTAGGATATCTTTTCTGAAGAAATTTCTCCGTTACATATATTGTATAATCCAATTTATAAGCTACCTTTTTTAATGAATAAAGTTTATAGTGAGCAATCAATTTGCCTTTCCAACTATAATTCCAATATCCATCAAATGTACAAGCCACCATTTCAGCCAATAATGGCTTATCATATTTTTAGTAAACTTAGTAGCAATAACCCTTGGCAGCACTTGGTAATCTCACAATAATTATATCATGTTGTATAATTGCTTCTTCAATAATTCTACTTGCTTTATTAACATTTAAAAAATATTTACTAAATGACTTGAAATTTGGAATTTCAATTACTTCAACTTTTTTGAAGCGATTCTTGTTAATTCTTTTTTTCGGCTTCGCCAGCTTTACCACCCTCATTACGATTGTAACAAAAATCTCCTAATTTTAAATACTGCTCAATTAATTTATCCGTAAAATGGACGCTATAGTATTGCCCTTCGCTATCAATATACAAAGGTCCATCATGTACAAATAATACTCTACGATTTTTCATTTTTAATTATTATTCTTTTGCCATAAGATATATTTATCATTCTATTTTATTATTATTAAAAGATTTAAAATTACCCTTAGCTTTTAGTTGAAGTACAATTGTAATGGCTTAAAGCATAGTTCAATCATTAAGTACTTTTTGGAATTCGAAAAATCTTTTTCAACATCAAATTGATCTTTGGAAAATCTGAATGCATATAGCCCTCTATCTCAATTTGATTATTTAAAATTTCTTTGAAAATAGTGATAAATGAATCTATGGCAAATGGATCAATTAGTTTGTCATAAAAACTATGTGGTGTTGCTTCTTTTATAGCATCTATGTTTGATGCTATTATAGGTAACCCTGCTATCATTGCTTCAATCAATGCGTTTGGCTGACCTTCTGTTATGGAAGGAAAAAGAATATATCCATCATACAATACACATCTCCGATTATGTCAGATACGCCTAAACAATAGCAATATTTTGTAATCCCATAATAATCCAATCTTTCCTTGAATGCAGTTGAATCTGTTCCCAATCCACAAAAAAGAAAATATATGTTTGGCTGTAATTGACAAACCACTTTAGCTACTGCAAAAATTGTCTCATGATTCTTTGCAGGATCATAACGTCCTACATGTCCAATTATAATTGCATCATTGGGAATATCATTTTCGAAACGCAATGCTGATTTATTTTTGGATGAAATCAGTAGTTTAGATTCGACACCATTCCGAATAATTTTAAATCTCTTATCTCTATTTTCACGGCCAGGAAAAAAATTAGTAAATGCAGATTTAGAATTTGAAAGAATATGAGTTGCAAATAATAAAATTAACCTACCGGATAAATAATGATATAATCTTTTTAGGAATGTTAATTCAAATGCCGGAGTTGATCGTCTATAAAAAACAATTCGTTTTTCCACCCCAGCAATCCAGGCAAGCACCATTAAAACCCCTCCGAAATTTCCATGAAATGCAACTATTCCACTTATATTTTCTGATTTAAAATATCTTAAAACAAAATACCATTTTCTTAAGTTGAAGTATCCTGTTGATTTTAAAATAATTGGAATTCCGGCAGAGATAAATTTTTCATACATAGTGCCTTTCTTTTCAGAAATAGACCATACTTGAACTGGTATTTTCATCTTCTGTATAAAGCGGTAAACATAATTTTCGGAGCCTCCCGGATCTGTTGTAGGTATAAAAATATACATCGTTTCAATATAAATAATATTTAATCTGTATAACGACTTATGATTATCAAACCAAAAATTTAATAATTGAATTGCTAATTTTTATAACTATCCAAAATTAAATGTGCCAATTCTTCAGTACTAAGGAACTCAACATCAGGCCATTTAATTAATATTTTTTTGATTAAAGAATTGAACTCAATTAAATTATTCTCTCTATTTTGAGTATTTAAACTCCCCATAAAATTTAATCTATGACTACAAATTATTGCCGGTTTCTTCCAAAAAAATGATA
This genomic window contains:
- a CDS encoding sugar transferase — its product is MYQHFIKYAIDFLAAVFLLLLLSPLLLIVSIILYFTNNKSIFFRQDRPGYMEKKIRIVKFKSMNDNKDSNGDLLPDNKRLTAFGKFIRKTSIDELPQLWNVLTGDMSLIGPRPLLYKYIPLYSDEQRRRHLVRPGITGWAQVNGRNSISWNEKFNLDVYYVDNISLCLDIKIFWMTLIKVIKREGVNQSAERPMMPFNGKN
- a CDS encoding acetyltransferase, giving the protein MINLWIYGAGGFGREVLWLTQSLRDVISVKGFIDDNAELTTCDDYPVHTMYAEDMHCVIAIANTSARKQIHSKLQSANYINIIHPDSTLGNNNTIGRGCIICKGVTGTTGIHIGNQVVINLNATIGHDVRIADFVSIMPGVHISGNVKISEGVLIGTGAVILPGITIGKWSKIGAGSVVTKNVGDNCVVVGVPGRVVSP
- a CDS encoding serine acetyltransferase, with translation MYSLLLLRIKHGYQSVSVGKGVILYPGVSINYESVIEDFVIMNMNCAIGHNCTVSKFSSLAPGVNLAGFTFIEEAVNVGIGVSTKQNIRIGKHSVIGGQTMIINDVLPESKMVGVPGKIIKHD
- a CDS encoding glycosyltransferase family 4 protein; protein product: MNSFKAISINVPSAKLILVGTGMLFTEMKNLAAQLDISSKVEFLGWRDDTGILANISDLGVSTSKQEGLGLGLAEEMLCAIPIVASEDRGHKEMVEHGINGFMFKQNDSASFINYVLEIYNNPELYSKMSQNAYRKAQEFVIDNSLKKMDEIYSFYLKA
- a CDS encoding GIY-YIG nuclease family protein — translated: MLVQATYYVYIITNKNNSVLYIGVTNSIRRRVYEHKTKHNRNSFSARYNCNKLIYYEMFEVMDTAIAREKELKKWQRNWKEDLINTSNAEWNDLAKDWYEGE
- a CDS encoding glycosyltransferase family 4 protein, whose product is MAEMVACTFDGYWNYSWKGKLIAHYKLYSLKKVAYKLDYTIYVTEKFLQKRYPTKGSSVACSDVHLNNINNTALLNRIHKINSKENTQPFVLGTVASMNVKYKGQQYVIRALHALKKKGIKFNYHLVGQGDDSYLRHLTSKLGLQDQVKFNGPLKHENILDFLNKIDIYIQPSKQEGLPRALVEAMSTACPALGSNIAGIPELLSEESIFKAGDISAIQGILQNVNTVWMIKSAQDNFARAKDYQYEVLENRRNNFYQKFLTESGFK
- a CDS encoding glycosyltransferase → MKVLYTATSDIHLRTFHLPYLKLLKEKGYTVHLAYEKRGEIDFEMADKEFELSFERNPFRFSNIKSFWILFKIIQKQKYDLIHCHTPVISTLTRIAGAFQKFFGKTKILYTAHGYHFYKGGPLKLWTLFFQLNGHYLFLTDAIILINTEDYLITKKYFLNKYTFQIKGIGVNNKKFYKMPKEEKCYIKKTMGIQKMILFYYILLNLFLEKS
- a CDS encoding glycosyltransferase, giving the protein MYIFIPTTDPGGSENYVYRFIQKMKIPVQVWSISEKKGTMYEKFISAGIPIILKSTGYFNLRKWYFVLRYFKSENISGIVAFHGNFGGVLMVLAWIAGVEKRIVFYRRSTPAFELTFLKRLYHYLSGRLILLFATHILSNSKSAFTNFFPGRENRDKRFKIIRNGVESKLLISSKNKSALRFENDIPNDAIIIGHVGRYDPAKNHETIFAVAKVVCQLQPNIYFLFCGLGTDSTAFKERLDYYGITKYCYCLGVSDIIGDVYCMMDIFFFLP
- a CDS encoding aminotransferase class I/II-fold pyridoxal phosphate-dependent enzyme; the encoded protein is MSNKIWLSSPHMGEKELQYVQEAFATNWIAPLGPHVDGFEKQLADYTGSKYAAALSSGTAAIHLALIMLGVKPGDFVICSSFTFSASANPILYQGATPVFIDSEKDTWNMDPVWLNHAIEYCLTKGKKPKAIIPVHLYGMPAKMEAIMKLANQHGIKVIEDAAEALGSTYNGKACGTFGHFGILSFNGNKIITTSGGGALISDNEKWINKARFLATQARDPAPHYQHSEVGYNYRMSNVCAAIGRGQMEVLDDRVAQRRTVFEYYKNALQEITGISFLAEPEGSFSNRWLTTILVDPKKTQGKTREDIRLALEKENIESRPLWKPMHLQPVFKDALYFGEKLSETLFEHGLCLPSGSNLSPSDLERVVEVVKRVMG
- a CDS encoding hexapeptide transferase, yielding MINRFIFFIYYLKELDLKKIRRFQKYVKNNYKKSYLSQTIDAIDSTFRYNISLLDYYYFKFFALKKSERLLYAGTGFMYEYQLKMNPKESRNILENKILFLKAYKTFTNRLSASIEEIKNNKNIAEELLSVHNYLLVLKNAMGQVGAEVEIVSTKDFNYETLLTYMIANNYDLIEQFIIQHDKLMALSPSGLNTIRVITQIKGSEVIIIGARLRISINSHVDNMAAGNAAAPIDLKTGKLFGSAVYSDITKQDFTTHPITGIEIIGFQIPFWKETLEMITKAAAAHPENKSIGWDVAISNDGPQLVEGNHNWCKLLWQLPVKKGLKKELEIFLE
- a CDS encoding glycosyltransferase; amino-acid sequence: MYDGYILFPSITEGQPNALIEAMIAGLPIIASNIDAIKEATPHSFYDKLIDPFAIDSFITIFKEILNNQIEIEGYMHSDFPKINLMLKKIFRIPKST
- a CDS encoding polysaccharide biosynthesis protein, coding for MIQYFQKYLVKQYSNRLLSKWIVLAFDIFITICAFMIAYLLRFNFKLGSVQVIKLQEHLFQATIAYTIAYLFFSSYAGIIRHTGLSDLQKLLKATLSAASILVCISIALRFLPLSNDNIIPLAVIIIHALLTFVFLAGSRFFIKLVYQNAIRTKMHEKRVIIYGAGYSGIITKNALEADTAHKHKVVAFLDDDVQKIGKSINDIPVLKPSEKLCSTALKLAVDELIIAIPDLSVSKKSQIIEMCLECNLRVRHIPPLNAWIDGGFSFKQIRNVNIEDLLGRDAIKLDLPLISRRVRNKVVMVTGAAGSIGSEIVRQLLQYEPVTLVLIDQAETAMYDLEMEIQNMKLDFHFDLHYQICDITNLPKITKIFQIYQPDLVYHAAAYKHVPLMEKNPLEAVWCNLFGTRNLVDLSMAYDVDRFIFISTDKAVNPTNVMGATKRAAEIYVQNQAAQHPEYKTRFITTRFGNVLGSNGSVIPLFMKQIEKGGPVTLTHKDITRFFMTIPEACQLVLEASAIGNGGEIFMFDMGARVKIYDLARKMITLSGFIPDKDIAIKIVGLRPGEKLHEELLGDLENALPTDNPKIMIASVRDVDNHHIIHCIDELKHAYDENDAEKLVKALKKMVPEFISNNSHYEWMDIKPLSLVRSA